The Gimibacter soli genome includes a region encoding these proteins:
- a CDS encoding glycosyltransferase codes for MLKRKLRKKPVAKASAPVATPGATVLGVYPYARRNPFQRMLYADPGCHDVDIIMLARPDELEAIAAGRPAIAHYHWVHSLFDGMKSPRAVAKAAKQFIAHLDAQKAVGTGIVWTLHNVMSHRSRWPEEELMVREALAAKADIIHVMNPDSAAMTGPLYRLDPERVQHVPHPSYFGVYPAYQARPVARRSLGLKDGEIALLFFGMIEPYKGLRTFLASLDTLQDRLGGRVRALIAGRPSDKDFLAEVEETVRKRNDIRLHAEAVDDQSVQTWFRAADIVMCPYPRGLNSGVAQTAISFGRPVVASAGLQPTLPDIPGAVSVFDPSAPDTFVTATLAAVKAAARPELEAELLEWAARLAPESVSRRFFAMLETAGLLPSDDRENKA; via the coding sequence ATGCTCAAACGCAAACTCAGGAAAAAGCCGGTGGCCAAGGCCTCCGCGCCGGTGGCAACACCCGGCGCGACGGTGCTGGGCGTTTATCCGTATGCCCGCCGAAACCCTTTCCAGCGGATGCTTTATGCTGATCCGGGCTGCCATGATGTTGATATCATCATGCTCGCCCGCCCCGATGAACTGGAAGCCATCGCTGCGGGTCGTCCTGCCATCGCCCATTATCACTGGGTCCATAGCCTGTTCGACGGTATGAAATCACCCCGTGCGGTGGCGAAGGCCGCGAAACAGTTTATCGCGCACCTTGATGCGCAAAAGGCGGTCGGCACCGGTATCGTCTGGACACTTCATAATGTAATGTCGCACCGCAGCCGCTGGCCCGAAGAAGAGTTGATGGTGCGCGAAGCGCTCGCTGCGAAGGCCGATATCATCCATGTGATGAACCCGGATAGTGCGGCGATGACCGGGCCCCTCTACCGGCTGGACCCCGAGCGTGTACAGCATGTGCCCCACCCGAGCTATTTCGGTGTCTATCCGGCCTATCAGGCGCGCCCGGTGGCGCGGCGGTCGCTGGGGCTGAAGGACGGCGAAATTGCGCTCTTGTTCTTCGGTATGATCGAGCCCTACAAGGGGTTGCGCACTTTCCTTGCCTCCCTCGATACACTGCAGGACCGGCTTGGCGGGCGTGTGCGGGCGCTCATTGCCGGGCGACCGTCCGACAAGGACTTTCTGGCCGAGGTTGAAGAAACAGTACGGAAGCGGAATGATATACGCCTTCATGCTGAAGCCGTTGATGATCAATCCGTTCAGACATGGTTCAGGGCGGCGGACATAGTGATGTGCCCCTATCCGCGCGGCCTCAATTCCGGGGTGGCGCAAACGGCCATCAGTTTCGGTCGCCCGGTGGTGGCGTCCGCCGGATTGCAGCCGACCTTGCCGGACATTCCGGGTGCGGTATCGGTGTTTGATCCCTCGGCGCCTGATACATTCGTGACGGCGACGTTGGCGGCGGTGAAGGCGGCAGCGCGGCCCGAACTGGAAGCCGAGCTGCTCGAATGGGCGGCGCGACTCGCACCAGAATCTGTTTCAAGGCGATTCTTCGCCATGCTAGAAACGGCAGGACTGCTGCCGTCGGACGACCGGGAGAATAAAGCGTGA
- a CDS encoding mannose-1-phosphate guanylyltransferase/mannose-6-phosphate isomerase, translating into MTRLSDHVGKIQPVILSGGSGSRLWPLSRTHYPKQFLPLYGDKSLFLQTLERVSHSYGFRDPMVIANEHHRFIVNEQAAKADVALGPFLLEPVGRNTAPAIALAALRIAESDPEALLLVLPSDHVIADVPAFHKAVAKAAAVAAEGRLVCFGMTPTRAETGYGYIAAGKPVAGHEGAFAIDAFKEKPDAKTAEGYLKSGGYSWNSGMFMFPAGLILDEFRAHAPAILDGAVKALASVRHDLNFERLGESEFGAIPADSIDYAIMEKTARAAVVPASFGWSDVGSFGALWDIAEKDAGGNVTHGDVIAEACRNSYFHTDGRMVAALGLEDLIVVSTEDTVLVAHKGQDQDVKKLVERCKAEGRSLVDLHTTVYRPWGSYRSIAVGPQFQVKELVVKPGKKLSLQMHHHRAEHWVVVEGTATVTRDEDILTLHEDQSIYLPLGCRHRLENPGKIDLRLIEVQSGSYLGEDDIVRFEDDFGRLKDK; encoded by the coding sequence GTGACCAGACTGTCGGACCATGTGGGGAAGATCCAGCCGGTGATCCTGTCGGGCGGGTCGGGTTCGCGCCTGTGGCCGCTGTCGCGCACGCACTATCCCAAGCAGTTCCTGCCGCTCTATGGCGACAAGAGCCTTTTCCTGCAAACGCTGGAGCGGGTGTCGCATTCCTACGGTTTCCGCGATCCGATGGTGATCGCGAACGAGCATCACCGTTTCATCGTCAACGAGCAGGCCGCCAAGGCCGATGTGGCGCTTGGGCCGTTCCTGCTGGAACCCGTTGGCCGCAATACGGCGCCTGCCATTGCGCTCGCGGCCCTCAGGATTGCCGAAAGCGATCCCGAGGCGCTTCTGCTGGTGCTGCCTTCCGATCATGTGATTGCCGACGTACCGGCCTTCCACAAGGCGGTTGCCAAGGCTGCTGCCGTCGCCGCGGAGGGTCGCCTTGTCTGTTTCGGGATGACGCCGACGCGGGCCGAAACCGGCTACGGCTATATCGCGGCAGGCAAGCCGGTCGCCGGTCATGAAGGGGCCTTCGCGATTGACGCCTTCAAGGAGAAACCCGATGCGAAGACGGCTGAAGGCTATCTGAAATCGGGCGGCTACAGCTGGAACAGCGGCATGTTCATGTTCCCGGCGGGCCTCATCCTTGATGAATTCCGTGCCCACGCGCCGGCTATTCTTGATGGAGCCGTCAAGGCGCTTGCGAGTGTGCGGCATGATCTAAATTTCGAACGACTTGGCGAATCCGAGTTTGGCGCGATTCCCGCCGATTCCATCGACTATGCCATCATGGAAAAAACGGCGCGGGCGGCTGTGGTGCCCGCCAGTTTCGGCTGGTCGGACGTGGGCAGTTTCGGCGCGCTTTGGGATATCGCCGAGAAGGATGCCGGCGGCAATGTGACGCACGGCGATGTGATTGCCGAGGCCTGCCGTAACAGCTATTTTCACACCGATGGCCGCATGGTTGCCGCCCTCGGGCTTGAAGACCTGATCGTTGTCTCCACCGAAGATACCGTCCTTGTCGCCCACAAGGGGCAGGACCAGGATGTGAAGAAACTGGTGGAACGCTGCAAGGCCGAAGGCCGCAGTCTTGTCGACCTGCACACCACCGTCTATCGCCCGTGGGGCAGCTACCGTTCGATTGCAGTCGGCCCGCAGTTTCAGGTGAAGGAACTGGTCGTGAAGCCCGGCAAGAAACTGAGCCTGCAGATGCACCATCACCGCGCCGAGCATTGGGTGGTGGTCGAGGGGACGGCGACGGTCACCCGCGACGAGGATATCCTCACCCTGCATGAAGACCAGTCGATCTATCTGCCGCTCGGGTGTCGCCACCGGCTTGAAAACCCGGGCAAAATCGATCTCAGGCTGATCGAGGTCCAGTCGGGCAGTTATCTCGGTGAAGATGATATCGTCCGCTTCGAGGACGATTTCGGCCGCCTGAAGGACAAATAG
- the galU gene encoding UTP--glucose-1-phosphate uridylyltransferase GalU, with the protein MPRPVRKIVLPVAGLGTRFLPATKAIPKEMLPVLDRPLIQYAIEEARQAGIEDVILVTGRNKQVMEDHFDHAYELEDILRERGKDEAFEVARSMLLEEGRIAYVRQMRPRGLGHAVWCARELVNNEPFAVALPDDLIKGKDGALKEMVEAYETLGGNLVATMEVPREDTSKYGVITPGDQKSDRCIEVTGLVEKPLPEAAPSTQAVVGRYILQPEIMGLLSSKEIGAGGEIQLTDAMAKLIGKQPFHAVRFSGTRFDCGSMVGWLMANLSMAMDDPKLAARLAPLVTLK; encoded by the coding sequence ATGCCCCGTCCCGTCCGCAAAATTGTGCTTCCCGTTGCCGGCCTCGGCACCCGCTTCCTGCCGGCCACCAAGGCCATCCCGAAGGAAATGCTGCCGGTTCTTGACCGGCCGCTGATCCAGTATGCGATCGAGGAAGCACGGCAGGCGGGGATCGAGGACGTCATTCTGGTCACCGGCCGCAACAAGCAGGTGATGGAAGACCATTTCGACCATGCCTACGAGCTTGAGGATATCCTGCGCGAGCGCGGCAAGGATGAAGCGTTTGAAGTTGCCCGCAGCATGCTTCTGGAAGAAGGCCGCATCGCCTATGTCCGGCAGATGCGGCCGCGCGGCCTTGGTCATGCCGTATGGTGCGCGCGGGAACTGGTGAATAATGAACCCTTCGCCGTTGCCCTGCCCGATGACCTGATCAAGGGCAAGGACGGCGCCCTGAAGGAAATGGTCGAGGCGTACGAAACGCTCGGCGGCAACCTTGTGGCGACCATGGAAGTGCCGCGCGAGGACACCTCCAAATACGGCGTCATCACCCCCGGCGACCAGAAAAGCGACCGCTGCATCGAAGTGACCGGCCTTGTGGAAAAGCCACTGCCGGAAGCCGCCCCTTCAACGCAAGCCGTGGTTGGCCGCTACATCCTGCAGCCGGAGATCATGGGCCTGCTGTCGTCGAAGGAAATCGGTGCCGGCGGCGAAATCCAGCTGACCGACGCGATGGCCAAGCTGATCGGCAAGCAGCCCTTCCACGCCGTGCGCTTCTCGGGCACCCGGTTTGACTGCGGCAGTATGGTCGGCTGGCTGATGGCCAACCTTTCGATGGCCATGGACGACCCGAAGCTCGCCGCCCGGCTTGCCCCGCTCGTCACGCTGAAATAA
- a CDS encoding LysR family transcriptional regulator has product MDRLESMRAFAAVATHGNFAEASRRLRLSTSVISRAVAALEDHLGFVLFHRTTRTVRLTERGEAYLESCRQILEDIDLAEARVRGVNAAPQGTLTVAAPIVFGRLHVLPVVNQLLAEHPALSVRLILSDRNAHLAEEAIDVAVRIGPLQDSSLTATRLGAVNRMLAASPAYLRARGAPQTPEELASHDLIAFDGIDGSSSNEWRFGKSAATVRVRPRLLVNSADAAVASAEADRGIVRAMSYQLHESIRAGRLIPVLTELAMEPLPVSAIYPPRRIASASLNAFLDAARTRFKAHPVRLFEEWDLPPSP; this is encoded by the coding sequence GCATGCGGGCCTTTGCGGCCGTTGCGACCCACGGCAACTTCGCCGAGGCATCCCGGCGCCTGCGGTTATCGACCTCCGTCATCTCCCGCGCGGTTGCGGCGCTTGAAGACCATCTCGGCTTCGTGCTTTTTCACCGCACCACACGGACAGTGCGGCTGACCGAACGCGGCGAGGCTTATCTCGAAAGCTGCCGCCAGATTCTCGAAGATATCGATCTGGCCGAAGCCCGCGTTCGCGGCGTGAATGCAGCCCCGCAAGGGACATTGACGGTGGCGGCACCCATCGTTTTCGGGCGCCTGCATGTGTTGCCGGTGGTGAACCAGCTGCTCGCCGAGCATCCGGCCCTTTCGGTGCGGCTGATCCTCTCGGACCGCAACGCCCACCTTGCCGAGGAGGCAATCGATGTCGCCGTCAGGATCGGGCCGCTGCAGGACAGCAGCCTGACCGCCACCCGGCTTGGTGCCGTGAACCGCATGCTGGCCGCAAGCCCCGCCTACCTGCGCGCGCGCGGTGCGCCGCAAACGCCCGAAGAGCTGGCCTCGCACGATCTTATCGCCTTCGACGGGATCGACGGCAGCAGCAGCAATGAATGGCGCTTCGGGAAATCGGCCGCAACGGTGCGCGTACGACCGCGCCTGCTGGTCAACAGCGCCGATGCGGCGGTTGCCTCCGCGGAAGCAGACCGGGGCATCGTCAGGGCCATGTCCTATCAGTTGCACGAAAGCATCCGGGCCGGGCGGCTCATCCCCGTGCTGACCGAACTTGCGATGGAGCCCCTGCCCGTCAGCGCGATCTACCCGCCTCGCCGGATCGCGTCCGCCAGCCTGAACGCCTTTCTGGACGCAGCGCGCACGCGATTCAAGGCCCATCCCGTGCGCCTTTTCGAGGAATGGGACCTTCCTCCAAGTCCTTGA